A single region of the Populus nigra chromosome 2, ddPopNigr1.1, whole genome shotgun sequence genome encodes:
- the LOC133683114 gene encoding CASP-like protein 4U1: MERNSNSNSCPKVVYEKIYKAVTVSPAFQAVRRISSRPRDPRPDSPAPNSSPPPPPPPFSKKIIDNQPQTYSPKKHRKSAESAKRHDTPRNREAAETVPVNFDFQSQSIPANGKSKSTTPHPPIPKTTQVASRVIEPEAKTSSMAVVQSPSQGNRANHPKLESPQHNKLEEGNDKPGMHIEDRFTDYIKRARIKIRTLSNAGHEKQHASPGQDKFTDYINRAKVKLRTTSSIGGGKS; encoded by the coding sequence ATGGAAAggaacagcaacagcaacagctgCCCTAAGGTTGTGtatgaaaaaatatacaaagcTGTTACTGTCTCTCCAGCTTTCCAAGCAGTTCGCCGCATCTCAAGTCGCCCACGAGATCCCAGGCCTGATAGCCCTGCTCCAAAttcttcaccaccaccaccaccaccacctttttctaagaaaatcattgataacCAACCCCAGACATATTCTCCAAAAAAACATCGCAAGTCAGCAGAAAGTGCCAAAAGGCATGACACGCCTAGAAATAGAGAAGCAGCAGAAACGGTTCCTGTCAACTTCGATTTTCAAAGCCAGAGTATTCCAGCAAATGGGAAATCCAAGTCAACCACTCCACATCCTCCCATTCCAAAGACCACCCAAGTCGCTTCCAGGGTTATTGAACCTGAAGCTAAAACATCTAGCATGGCTGTTGTACAGAGTCCAAGCCAAGGAAACAGGGCCAATCATCCCAAGCTTGAATCACCTCAACATAATAAGCTGGAAGAAGGTAATGATAAACCAGGGATGCACATTGAAGATAGGTTCACCGACTACATCAAACGCGCAAGGATTAAGATCAGGACTTTGTCAAATGCTGGGCATGAAAAACAACATGCTAGTCCAGGACAAGATAAGTTCACGGATTACATTAACCGTGCCAAGGTTAAGCTTAGAACTACATCAAGTATTGGCGGTGGAAAGTCTTAA